The window CGACAGGAAGCCGAGGATCGTGAACACGATGTCGGCCGCCAGGACCGAGGCCACCACCAGCATCGGGTGCTCGGTCCAGCTGGAGATCGCCAGCGCCACCGCGCCGACCGCCCACAGCTGCAGCACCACCCAGCCCGCCACCAGCAGGATCCGCGCCAGCGCGCCGCCCACGGACAGCGTGGTGCCCGACAGCGTGAACAGCGAATCCGTGCCGTTGATGATCAGCCCGGTCACCACGCCCGTCACGCACATCGCCAGCACCGAGACCACCGACACCGTCGCGACGCCGAACGCCTTGACCGCCAGCAGGCGACCCCGCCCGACCGGCGCGATCAGCCAGCCGCGCAGCGTGCCGTGGGACGTCTCGCCCGCGATCGCGTCCGCGCCCGCCATCGCCGAGGCCAGCGGGAGCAACAGCGCCAGCGACATCACGATCGCCGCGATCGGGAGGACGAACGCGTTGCTCACCGCGGACGCCAGCAGCGCGCCATCGGGGTTCGGACCGCCGGCGTCGGGGGCCCCGTTGTCGCTCACCAGCGTCAGGCCGATGCCGATGACGATCGGGATCAGCGCCAAGAGCCCGAGCACGGCCAACGTGCGCGGCCGCCGGAAGATCCAGCGCAGCTCCGCGGTCAAGAGCCGCGGCAACGGCACCGTGTCGTGGCCCGTGCGGGCCGCCGGTGCCTCCAGGACCGCCGTCATTCCGCCCCCTCCGTCAGCCGCGCGAACAGATCTTCCAGCCCGGTGCGGGCCCGCGTCGCCTCGTGGACCGCGACCCCCGCGCCCACCAGGACCTGCAGCACCCTCGGCGCTTCCGTCGCGGTGAGGTCGGCGCGGACGCCGTCCGGCGTCAACCGGGCGCCGATCCGGTTCTCCCGCAGCACTTCCACCGCCTGTTCCGCGTCGGGCGTGCGGACCAGCAGGGCCGCGTTCCCCGACTCCAGCAGCTCGGCCAGCTCGCCCTGCCCGACGACGTTCCCGGCCTGCAGCACGGCGACGTGCGTGCACGTCGCCTCCACCTCGGCCAGCAGGTGCGACGACACGAGCACGGTGACCCCGGCCGCGTGCAACTCGGCGACGATCCTGCGGATCTCCCTGGTACCCGCAGGATCGAGGCCGTTGGTCGGCTCGTCGAGCACGACCATCTTCCGCGGCACGAGCAACGCCGACGCGAGCCCGAGCCGCTGCTTCATGCCGAGCGAATAACCCTTGTACCGCCGTCGTGCCGCGTCGGTCAGGCCGACGCGCTCCAGCGCCGAGTCCACCGCGAGGGGGATCCCGGACGACGCGAGCCGCGGTTCGGCCGCGGCGAAGCGCAGCAGGTTGTCGCGCCCGGACAGGAACGGGTGGAAGCCCGGCCCCTCGACCAGTGCGCCGACGTCCGGCAGCGCGTGCGCGGCGGCGTCGGGCATCTTGCGGCCGAGCAGCTCGACCTCGCCCTCGGTCGGGCGCACCAGGCCCAGCAGCATCCGGATGGTGGTCGTCTTGCCCGAGCCGTTCGGCCCGAGCATCCCGACGACCGCGCCCTGCGGGATGTCGAGGTCGACGTGGTCCACCGCGACCGTCCGGCCATAGACCTTGCGCAGTCCCCGTGTGCGCGCGGCCAGTGCAACCGCCGGGGCGGACGTCTCCGAAGAAACGTCCGCCCCGGACTCGACAGCTGTGCTGGTCACTTCGCGCCCAGCGCTTCGTAGAGGACCTGCTCCGGCACCGCGCCGGCGGCGAACCGGCCGTCGTCGGTCAGCACCGCGCTGCCCACCTTCGTGGTGACGAGGTAGCCGCTGCCCCAGGTGCCGCTGACCTTCTTGGCGAACCGCTCGAGCAGCGCCTTCGGGTCGGCGTTGCGACCTTCACGGCCGGACTGCTGCTTCGGCGCCGCGTTCAGCGCGTCCGCCGGGACCTTGCCCGTGACGACGGTGTCCCAGCCGTCGCCGACGACCTTGGTGTCCTGCTTGGCCTGCTCCGCGAGGTTCTTGTCCTGCTGGTCGACCGTCGGCGTCTTCTCCTGCACCTTGGCGCCCTTCGGCGGGGTGAAGGTGAAGAGGTCGGCCGGCTGCTGGGTGAACTCGATCTGGCTGAACGCGACCTCGAGCGCCGGCGTCGACGTGCCGTTGCTCAGCACCGACACCCGCAGCGGCATCCGCGTCTGCGAGTCGACCGCGACGCGGATCTCGCGCAGCAGCGTCCGCTCGGTCGGCTTCGGCGTCAGGACCAGCTCGTAGGCCGGGCGATCGGCGACCGTCGCGGTGCCGTCGACCGACACCGTGCTGCTCTCGCGCACCTTCGCGAGCAACTCGGTCGAGGCCGCGACCGGGTCGGGCGTCTTCTCGCTGCCCGCGCCCTTCTGCTTGGCCACGTCGGCCGGGACGGTCACCTTCGTCGCGGTGTTCGTCTTGGAGCTGTAGTCCCAGACGGTCGTGCCGTCGTGGACCACGGTCTCCTGGCTGGCCCCCTGCGTGGCGGCCAGGCGGCTCTTGCCCGCGCCGTCGCTGAAGATGTGCGCCGAGTCGATGTTCAGCACCGACGCCCCCGGCAGCGCATTCCCCACCGACGGCAGCCCGAGGTCGTTGCTGATCTTGACCGTGCCGTCGAACGCGCCCGGCTTGGCCTTCATGACCGACTGCACCAGGTCCTCGGCGCTCACCTGCGGCAGCGCCGGCTTGGCGTCGGCGCTGGCCGGCATCGCGATGAACGCGAGCCCGCCCGCACCGAGCGCGGTGCCGACGACCGCGGCGGTGATGCCCTTCGTCTTCGGTTTCATGCATCTCTCCCTGTGGTGTCCCGGGCTCGAGTGTGCCCGGCTCCCTGGCCACGACGCTTCCCTCTCGAGGCTGAGATACCCCTGAAGGTTCGCCCCCTCCGGCTGAGATCGTGCTGAGAGATCCCCCGGGACCTGCGCGAACCGGCCATGATGGGTCTCGTGAAACCTCGGGTGCTGGTGGTCGACGACGAACCGGGCGTGCGCAAGGCGCTGCAACGCGGCCTGCGCGCGGAGGACATGGACGTGGTCACCGCCGCGGACGGCCCCACCGGGCTGCAGCTGGCGAGCACCGGCTCGTTCGACGTCATCCTGCTCGACATCATGCTGCCCGGGTTGTCCGGCTACCGCGTGCTGGAGCGGCTGCGCAAGGACGGCGTCACGACGCCGGTGCTGCTCGTCTCGGCCAAGGACGGCGAGATCGACCAGGCCGACGGCCTCGACCTCGGGGCCGACGGCTACCTCGTCAAGCCGTTCTCCTTCGTGGTGCTGGTCGCGCAGGTCCGCGCGACCCTGCGCCGCGCGGGGCCGGAAGCCGGCCGCGGGACGCTGCGGCTCGGCGCGCTGGAGGTCGACCGCGGGCTGCGGCAGGTGCACTGGAACGGCGAAGAGGTCGGGCTGAGCCCACGCGAGTTCGCGCTGCTCGACGTGCTCGTCGGCCGGGCCGGGACGGTCGTCACGAAGGACGAGCTCCTGCGTGCGGTCTGGGGCGAGGAGCAGGCCGTGACGCGCAACCTCGTCGAGGTGTACGTCGGGTACGTGCGGCGCAAGCTCGACGCGGTCGGCGCCGGCGCGCTGCTGCGGACCGTGCGCGGCCACGGCTACCTGGCGTCGGACGCGCAGCTCGACGAGGTCATCACGCCGTGATCGCGTGGTGGCGGGGCCGGTCCCTGCAGGTCCGGATCACCGTGCTGGCCGCGACGATCACCCTGGGCTGCCTGCTCGGGCTGGCCGCGCTGGCCGCGGCGAAGCTGTCGCCGCTGCTCATCGACTCGGTCGACCGCGAGCTGACGAGCGCGCTCGGCCCGGCGGGCGCCGAGGTGAGCGCCGGACGGCCACTGTCCGGCGCGGCGCCGGTGACGCTGCGGGTGCTCGACATCGCGGGCACGCCGGTGGACGGCGGCACACCGTCCGGCCTCGCCCCCGCCGACATCTCGACGCTCAAGGCGGGGCAGCCGGTGCAGCGCGACGGCGCGCGGTACCTCGGCACGGTCGTCACCGCGCCCGACGGGTCCCAGCGGCTGGTCGTCGCCGCGGCCGGCCTGGTCGGGTTCTCCGCGGCGGTGCACTACGGCGGGGTCTGGCTGGTGGTCGTCGCGTCGGTCGGGGCGCTGGTGGCGGGGCTCGCGACGTGGCTGGTGGTGCGGCTGTCGCTGCGGCCGGTGGCGCGCATGCGGGGTTCGGTGCGCGCGCTGCCGCCGGGGGCGCGGCTGGCGCTGCCGGACTCCCACGACGAGCTGCGCGCGCTGGCCGAGGAATTCAACGCGCTGC of the Amycolatopsis sp. NBC_01488 genome contains:
- a CDS encoding ABC transporter permease translates to MTAVLEAPAARTGHDTVPLPRLLTAELRWIFRRPRTLAVLGLLALIPIVIGIGLTLVSDNGAPDAGGPNPDGALLASAVSNAFVLPIAAIVMSLALLLPLASAMAGADAIAGETSHGTLRGWLIAPVGRGRLLAVKAFGVATVSVVSVLAMCVTGVVTGLIINGTDSLFTLSGTTLSVGGALARILLVAGWVVLQLWAVGAVALAISSWTEHPMLVVASVLAADIVFTILGFLSSLKWLHPFLLTQNWSAAPAEVLQDPMGGQLLGEGALRAACYIVIGLSLAYARLSTRDG
- a CDS encoding ABC transporter ATP-binding protein, with the protein product MTSTAVESGADVSSETSAPAVALAARTRGLRKVYGRTVAVDHVDLDIPQGAVVGMLGPNGSGKTTTIRMLLGLVRPTEGEVELLGRKMPDAAAHALPDVGALVEGPGFHPFLSGRDNLLRFAAAEPRLASSGIPLAVDSALERVGLTDAARRRYKGYSLGMKQRLGLASALLVPRKMVVLDEPTNGLDPAGTREIRRIVAELHAAGVTVLVSSHLLAEVEATCTHVAVLQAGNVVGQGELAELLESGNAALLVRTPDAEQAVEVLRENRIGARLTPDGVRADLTATEAPRVLQVLVGAGVAVHEATRARTGLEDLFARLTEGAE
- a CDS encoding LolA family protein, with amino-acid sequence MKPKTKGITAAVVGTALGAGGLAFIAMPASADAKPALPQVSAEDLVQSVMKAKPGAFDGTVKISNDLGLPSVGNALPGASVLNIDSAHIFSDGAGKSRLAATQGASQETVVHDGTTVWDYSSKTNTATKVTVPADVAKQKGAGSEKTPDPVAASTELLAKVRESSTVSVDGTATVADRPAYELVLTPKPTERTLLREIRVAVDSQTRMPLRVSVLSNGTSTPALEVAFSQIEFTQQPADLFTFTPPKGAKVQEKTPTVDQQDKNLAEQAKQDTKVVGDGWDTVVTGKVPADALNAAPKQQSGREGRNADPKALLERFAKKVSGTWGSGYLVTTKVGSAVLTDDGRFAAGAVPEQVLYEALGAK
- a CDS encoding response regulator transcription factor is translated as MMGLVKPRVLVVDDEPGVRKALQRGLRAEDMDVVTAADGPTGLQLASTGSFDVILLDIMLPGLSGYRVLERLRKDGVTTPVLLVSAKDGEIDQADGLDLGADGYLVKPFSFVVLVAQVRATLRRAGPEAGRGTLRLGALEVDRGLRQVHWNGEEVGLSPREFALLDVLVGRAGTVVTKDELLRAVWGEEQAVTRNLVEVYVGYVRRKLDAVGAGALLRTVRGHGYLASDAQLDEVITP